The Pseudomonas aeruginosa genome includes the window GCCCAGGCCATCAATCGGCGAATGAACGCCGATCAGTGGTGGTGACCGCCTTCGCCATGGATGTGGCCGTGGGCGATTTCCTCGGCGTTGGCCTCGCGCACGTCGACTACCTTGACCTTGAAGTTCAGGCGCTGGCCGGCCAGCGGATGGTTGCCGTCGACGGTCACGTCGTCGCCGTCGATGTCGCGGATGGTGACGATCTGCATGCCGCCGTCCGGAGCCGAGGCGTGGAACTGCATGCCGACTTCCAGTTCGTCGACGCCTTCGAACATCTCGCGGGTCAGGGTCGCGACCAGTTCGGCGCTGTATTCGCCATAGGCGTCTTCCGGCTCGATGGCGACGCTCAGTTCGTCACCGACGTTCTTGCCTTCCAGGGCCTTCTCCAGGCCGACGATGATGTTGCCGGCACCGTGCAGGTAGACCAGCGGCGCGCCACCAGCGGAACTGTCGATGACATCCCCGGCGTCGTTGGTCAGGGTATAGTCGATGGAAACCGCCTTGTTGGCCGCGATCTGCATGGTTCGAAACCTTTTCGATAAAGAAGATGAATGCGTAAGTGTACGCATCAATAGCCCCGAAAGCGACCGCGCCCCTGATGAACGGGGCGCGCGAGCGCCGTCGCGGGTGATTGATTTTCATCAGGACGAGGAAGGCCATTGGGTGGCAGTCTTGTCCTGTGGCCATACTCAACACCTGCGCCACCAACCGCCCTGGCAATCGCGCGCCTGGGTCCTTGACGAAAACGAGCGGCACAGACAGCTCGGCCGCGAATTTCGCTGCGGCTGGTGTGCCCGGGAAGAAGAAGAGCAGACCAAGGAGCAGTGATGCCCTCACGCAACATACTGGTGATCAACTGCGGCAGTTCGTCGATCAAGTTCGCCCTGGTCAACGAGGCCCACTCCCTGTTTCCCCTGCACGGCCTCGCCGAGCGCCTGGGCAGCCGCGATGCGGTGCTGCGCTGGAAGCGCGGCGGCGACAGCGACAGCCTGATGATTCCCAACGCCGACCACCGCGCCGCCCTCGCCCAGTTGCTGCCGATGGTGCAGAACGCCGCGGGCGGCAAGCTCCACGGCATCGGCCACCGGGTGGTGCATGGCGGCGAGCTGTTCACCCATGCCACGCGCATCGACGACCGGGTGGTCGAGGCGATCCGGGCCACCGCGCCGCTGGCGCCGCTGCACAACCCGGCCAACCTGCAAGGCATCGAGGCAGCGATGACGCTGTTTCCCAAGCTGCCCCACGTCGCCGTGTTCGACACCGCCTTCCACCAGAGCCTGCCGGAGCACGCCTACCGCTACGCCCTGCCGGAAGCCCTCTACCGCGAGCATGGCGTACGCCGCTACGGCTTCCACGGCACCAGCCACCGCTACGTCAGCCACCGCGCCGCGGAAATGGCCGGGTTGGCGGTCGGCGACAGCAGTTGGCTCAGCGCCCACCTCGGCAACGGCAGTTCGACCTGCGCCATCGTCAACGGCCAGAGCCTCGACACCAGCATGGGCCTGACCCCGCTGGAAGGCCTGGTAATGGGCACCCGCAGCGGCGACGTCGACCCCAACCTGCACAGCCACCTGGCGCGGACCCTGGGCTGGAGCCTGGAGCGCATCGACTCGATGCTGAACAACGAAAGTGGCCTGCTCGGCCTCTCCGACCTGTCCAACGACATGCGCACCCTGGAGCAGGAGCGCGAGCAGGGCCACCCCGGCGCGGCCCTGGCGATCGAGGTGTTCTGCTACCGCCTGGCCAAGTCCCTGGCGGCGATGAGCTGCGCCCTGCCGCAACTGGACGGGGTGATCTTCACCGGTGGCATCGGCGAGAACTCGCCGCTGGTGCGCGCCAAGACCGCCGCCCACCTGCGGCTGTTCGACCTGCGCCTCGACCAGGAGGCCAACGCCCGCTGCGTGCGCGGCGTCGCCGGGCCGATCCAGGCCGCGGGGCATCCGCGGGTACTGGTGATCCCGACCAACGAAGAGCGGCAGATCGCCCTCGACACGCTGGCCCTGCTCGACTGAACTGGAT containing:
- a CDS encoding FKBP-type peptidyl-prolyl cis-trans isomerase, with product MQIAANKAVSIDYTLTNDAGDVIDSSAGGAPLVYLHGAGNIIVGLEKALEGKNVGDELSVAIEPEDAYGEYSAELVATLTREMFEGVDELEVGMQFHASAPDGGMQIVTIRDIDGDDVTVDGNHPLAGQRLNFKVKVVDVREANAEEIAHGHIHGEGGHHH
- a CDS encoding DUF3565 domain-containing protein, with the translated sequence METALLAAICMVRNLFDKEDECVSVRINSPESDRAPDERGARAPSRVIDFHQDEEGHWVAVLSCGHTQHLRHQPPWQSRAWVLDENERHRQLGREFRCGWCAREEEEQTKEQ
- a CDS encoding acetate kinase: MPSRNILVINCGSSSIKFALVNEAHSLFPLHGLAERLGSRDAVLRWKRGGDSDSLMIPNADHRAALAQLLPMVQNAAGGKLHGIGHRVVHGGELFTHATRIDDRVVEAIRATAPLAPLHNPANLQGIEAAMTLFPKLPHVAVFDTAFHQSLPEHAYRYALPEALYREHGVRRYGFHGTSHRYVSHRAAEMAGLAVGDSSWLSAHLGNGSSTCAIVNGQSLDTSMGLTPLEGLVMGTRSGDVDPNLHSHLARTLGWSLERIDSMLNNESGLLGLSDLSNDMRTLEQEREQGHPGAALAIEVFCYRLAKSLAAMSCALPQLDGVIFTGGIGENSPLVRAKTAAHLRLFDLRLDQEANARCVRGVAGPIQAAGHPRVLVIPTNEERQIALDTLALLD